Proteins encoded by one window of Azospirillum brasilense:
- the rseP gene encoding RIP metalloprotease RseP, which produces MDVMGGFGTTLLSFLLVLTVLVFVHELGHYLVARRNGVRIEVFSIGFGPELFGWTDRSGTRWKFSAIPLGGYVKMFGDADPASTPGAHTQSMSAEERAVSFHHKRLGQRAAIVAAGPIANFLFAIVVLTVLFATAGQSFTPPDVGGVQPGSAAERAGLQPGDLIVSINGSGIQRFEEIRQIVSMQPGAPLEMVVQRDGRSVNLTATPDVREVTDRLGNTHRIGQLGIMRGGAETKRHDPLTALWQAGREVVGMVSGTFVALGQMIEGSRGTEELGGPLRIAQMSGEVAQSGWYPLIWFMTFLSVNLGMINLFPVPLLDGGHLMFYALEGLRGRPLGPKAQEYGFRIGLALVLTLMVFATWNDLVQLRVVDFFRGLIS; this is translated from the coding sequence ATGGACGTCATGGGCGGCTTCGGGACCACGCTTCTGTCTTTTCTGCTGGTCCTCACCGTGCTCGTGTTTGTGCACGAACTCGGCCATTACCTCGTGGCGCGCCGCAACGGCGTGCGGATCGAGGTCTTCTCCATCGGCTTCGGCCCTGAGCTGTTCGGCTGGACCGACCGCTCCGGAACCCGCTGGAAGTTCAGCGCCATCCCGCTCGGCGGCTATGTGAAGATGTTCGGCGACGCCGACCCGGCGAGCACGCCCGGCGCCCACACGCAGAGCATGAGCGCCGAGGAGCGGGCGGTGTCCTTCCACCACAAGCGGCTCGGCCAGCGGGCGGCCATCGTGGCGGCGGGGCCGATCGCGAATTTCCTGTTCGCCATCGTCGTCCTGACCGTCCTCTTCGCCACCGCCGGCCAGTCCTTCACCCCGCCGGACGTCGGCGGCGTGCAGCCGGGCAGCGCCGCGGAGCGCGCCGGGCTGCAGCCGGGCGATCTGATCGTCTCGATCAATGGCAGCGGCATCCAGCGATTCGAGGAGATCCGGCAGATCGTCTCCATGCAGCCGGGGGCGCCGCTGGAGATGGTGGTGCAGCGCGACGGGCGTTCGGTGAATCTGACGGCGACTCCGGACGTGCGCGAGGTCACCGACCGACTCGGCAACACCCACCGGATCGGCCAGCTCGGCATCATGCGCGGCGGGGCGGAGACGAAGCGTCACGACCCACTCACCGCCCTGTGGCAGGCGGGCAGGGAGGTCGTCGGTATGGTGTCCGGCACCTTCGTGGCGCTCGGTCAAATGATCGAGGGGTCGCGCGGCACCGAGGAGCTCGGCGGGCCGCTGCGCATCGCCCAGATGTCCGGCGAGGTCGCCCAATCCGGCTGGTATCCGCTGATCTGGTTCATGACCTTCCTGTCCGTGAACCTCGGCATGATCAATTTGTTTCCGGTTCCGCTGCTTGACGGCGGCCATCTGATGTTTTACGCCCTTGAAGGACTCCGTGGGCGTCCTCTCGGACCTAAAGCGCAAGAATACGGTTTCCGCATCGGGCTTGCTTTGGTATTAACGCTCATGGTTTTCGCCACGTGGAACGATCTCGTTCAGCTTCGCGTGGTGGATTTCTTTAGGGGGCTCATTTCCTGA